One stretch of Cryptococcus neoformans var. neoformans B-3501A chromosome 5, whole genome shotgun sequence DNA includes these proteins:
- a CDS encoding hypothetical protein (Match to EST gb|CF189814.1|CF189814; HMMPfam hit to MT-A70, MT-A70, score: 227.7, E(): 2.1e-65): MESPSRPPTPPLPTLAPSSSKGQKRDESILELNSLLDRETAKSKLRRLAISTSCLPPLFNPLCPSTTLAACKQVRHECTKAHFDPIQRPWTDSTLGFCSYLNLCYGDPMFTKNPSLGDGSGPRGGTKDCRYQHFQVTPSTIRCTQPLPEGYPSVMPGYLKKRVLGDEDVERQDKEADVAQWVNCDLRRFDYSLLGQFQVIVADPAWDIHMTLPYGTITDDEMRNMPIRSLQPDWGILCLWVTGRAMELGRVVFAHWGYKRVDELVWVKTNQLQRLIRTGRTGHWLNHTCEHLLVGLKLPQNFPRDAPIPWDTEPALRHLRKCVDTDVVVAEVRETSRKPEEVYGVIERLAPKGRKLELFGRKHNTRPGWVTLGNQLGDSQIAEPDLYDRLVKAYPKQKFTFVPSKQ; the protein is encoded by the exons ATGGAGTCTCCTAGCCGCCCACCtactcctcctctccccactcttgccccttcttcaagcaaGGGACAAA AACGGGACGAATCCATCCTCGAGCTGAACTCGCTTCTCGACAGAGAGACGGCCAAAAGCAAATTGCGACGCTTGGCT ATATCTACATCGTGTCTACCGCCCTTGTTCAATCCGCTATGCCCATCAACAACGCTCGCGGCATGTAAACAAGTGCGACACGAATGTACCAAG GCCCATTTTGATCCCATACAGAGACCATGGACAGACTCTACCCTTGGTTTCTGCTC ATACCTAAACTTATGCTACGGCGACCCGATGTTCACTAAGAACCCTTCATTGGGGGATGGTTCAGGCCCGCGCGGAGGGACTAAAGATTGCAGATACCAGCATTTTCAAGTTACCCCTTCCACTATTCGTTGTACTCAGCCTTTACCTGAAGGGTATCCCTCCGTCATGCCTGGCtatttgaagaagagggtactgggggatgaagatgtagaAAGGCAAGACAAGGAAGCAGATGTGGCGCAATGGGTCAACTGTGATCTGAGGAGGTTCGACTACTCTCTTCTGGGACA ATTCCAAGTGATTGTCGCCGATCCTGCGTGG GATATCCACATGACTCTTCCGTACGGCACTATAACGGATGACGAGATGCGGAATATGCCTATCCGTTCTCTTCAGCCTGACTGGGGTATTCTTTGTCTATGGGTTACTGGACGAGCGATGGAGTTAGGCAGAGTTGTATTTGCGCACTGGGGCTATAAACGAGTGGATGAACTGGTTTGGGTCAAGACAAATCAACTGCAAAGGCTGATTAGGACAGGAAGAACTGGGCATTGGTTAAA TCACACGTGCGAGCATCTTCTTGTAGGCCTCAAACTCCCTCAGAACTTTCCACGTGATGCACCTATTCCATGGGACACAGAACCCGCTCTTCGACATCTGAGGAAATGTGTGGATACCGATGTGGTGGTTGCGGAAGTAAGGGAAACAAGCAGGAAGCCGGAGGAAGTCTATGGGGTTATTGAGCGACTGGCGccgaaaggaaggaagctAG AATTGTTTGGAAGGAAGCACAATACTAGGCCCGGATGGGTCACACTTGGCAATCAGC TCGGAGATTCTCAAATAGCAGAACCAGACTTGTACGACCGTCTTGTCAAGGCATATCCCAAACAGAAATTCACTTTTGTGCCTTCAAAGCAATAA